The DNA region CCAGCCTAAAAAGGTTGAGCTTTTCTAAAATTATTTTAAAAGCAGATTAGTTGTTACCTGCAGCTAAATTTTTCATTTCTTTTTCGATCATATCGTAAAACTGATCGATTTTTGGTAATACCAAAATACGAGTACGTCTGTTTTTAGCTCTGTTTTCGGCAGTATCGTTATCTGCAACAGGTACGTAAGAACTACGTCCGGCAGCTACCAAACGGCCTGGGCTAACGCCTAATTCTTGTAGTTCTCTAACCACAGATGTAGCACGTTTTACACTTAAATCCCAGTTATCCAACAAGGGTGGCTTGCTGTAAGATCTGCTATCGGTGTGTCCTTCAACCATACATTCAAAATCTGGTTTTCCGTTAACAACTGTAGCAACTTTTCCTAAAACTTCTTTAGCTCTAGAGGTAACTAAGTAGCTTCCACTTTGGAATAAAAGTTTATCGGCAATAGAAATGTAAACCACGCCTTTTTCAACGTTAACCTCAATATCTGGGTCGTTGATGCCAACCTCTCGCTTTAAGCTGGTTACTAAAGCTAAAGTAACACTGTCCTTTTTTGTAAGGGCGTCTTGTAAACGGGTGATTTTTAAATCTTTTTCTTTCATACTTTCTAAAGTCTTCTCAATGTTTGAAGCGCCTTTAGCAGTAAGTACTTGTAGGTTGTCGTTGTAGTTTCTTAAATCTTCAACTTGCTCTTCCAAAGCTTGAGATCTGGCGGTAGCGGAAGCTCTTTCTTCCAAGCAAGAGTTTAATTTAACCGTAGCAGAATTTAAAAGGTCTTGAGTTTCCTTTTGTTTGGCTTGAAGATCGGTATATAATTTTTTTGATACACATGAACTTAAGAATATCATTGAAGATACACTAAGCAATAAAATTTTTCTCATAATTATTAAAGGATTAATATTTCGTGTTAATTGTTTCAACAAAAATATACAAAAAACGCGCCATTTAAAGTTTTTAACAAAATTTTTACGCATTAATGGGCTGCTTTCCGAATAAGAAATTATTAATGTGCGAATACTATTAAATAATTGACGGTTTACTTCGTGTCAAACCCTTTTTAAGGCTTTTTATAATATTTGTTTCCTTTGATGAAATAGCTGAAAACAATCGAAGTTTTTTGGTAATATTTAGTTTTGGTTACAGTTGCTTTTCTTTGTTGTAGTAGCCTCCCTAGACTTTTATAAAAACTAAAATGTGCTTTTAAAATTGAAAAGAGGTGCCGTGGCTTTTGCTCCAATAGAAATTTCATTCCTGCCACGCCGTCAAGAATTAGGCGAACTCCAATTTTTACAAGAATAGGGCTAGTCGCATTTTTGGTCAAGGCAAATAGACTGTTCCGGAAATTTAAAAACGTTTTTTTGGGGTTGGAATTGCTTAACGTGGCTCCACCAACATGATAAACCGCTGAAGCGCCTACATATTTTACTGAATAACCTAGGTTTTTGGCCCGCCAACACAAATCGATTTCTTCCATGTGGGCAAAAAAATGTTCGTCAAAGCCGTTTAATTCATCAAACACATGGCTTCTCACAAACAGACAGGCACCTGAGGCCCAAAAAATTTCGGAAACGTCGTCATACTGTCCCGAATCTTTTTCAACAGTATTAAAAATACGTCCACGGCAATACGGATAACCAAATTTATCGATAAAACCTCCAGCAGCACCGGCATATTCAAAATGGTCTTTCTTTTTGAAATCCAATAATTTGGGTTGGATAATGGCTGTGTTGGGGTGCGTTTTAAAAGTATCTATTACAGGTTGCAACCAATTTTGGGTTACTTCCACATCGCTGTTCAATAGACAGAACACATCAGCTTCAACATGCTTCAGAGCATCGTTGTAACCTTTGGCATACCCCCCATTTTCGGCATTTTTTATAATTTTTACTGATGGAAATTCTTTTTCAACAAAAGCCACGGAATCGTCGGTCGAGGCATTGTCGGCCACATAAACCGTGGCTTCTTTTGAATGCTCAACCACCGAAGGCAAAAACTGCTCCAATAGCGCTTTTCCATTCCAATTTAATATAACAATGGCAATGTTCATGGGGTATAATCGGGGATATTTTTTAAGAATTGGTAGCGTTCGTTTTCAAAATCCATTTGGCAAAAATAATGATTCAGTCCGTTGGTGACCATTAAATAAGTGGCATTCAATTCTAAATTATACCGCGCAATTTGGTCGAACGTAGATTGGTCAATAGTAACGGAAGGCGCTTTGCATTCCACAATTAAATGGATACTTCCGTTGGGGTTGAACACCACAATGTCGTAACGTTTTTTCAAATTGTTGATGGTCAGCTCTTTTTCAACGTTAATCAACGATTTTGGAAAACTTTTCCCTTCAATAAGATATTGGATGCAATGCTGCCTTACCCATTCTTCGGGTTGCAAAACCACGAACTTTTTACGGATACCATCAAAAATAGAAACTTTATTTTCTTTATTTTTGAATCGAAATGAATACTGCGGAAAATTGAGTGCTTGCAAAAGTTGTTGCGTTTATTTTTCAAAGTTAAACTACAGAACAGTAAATACCAATTTATGGTGATAAATTCCACGGATACCGTTTTGTTCCATTTGGGATTTTGTGATTAAGATTTGATATTTTAGAAGATTTGGACGAAGTAAAACAGTTGGTTACCGACATAAAAAACAGAAAACTGAAACCTATTTATTTTTTAATGGGCGAAGAGCCCTATTATATAGACCGGATTTCAGATTTTATTGAAGATACCGTTTTAAGCGAGGAAGAGCGGGGTTTTAATCAAATGGTGCTCTACGGTCGCGATGTTGCCGTTGAGGATATTGTGGGCCATGCCAAGCGTTTCCCGATGATGGCCGAATACCAAGTGGTGATTATAAAAGAGGCACAAGATTTGTCGCGAACCATCGAAAAATTGGCTAAATATGCCGAAAATCCTCAGCCCACAACAGTTTTGGTGGTAAACTATAAGTATAAAAGAATTGATAAACGGAAGGCACTTTATAAAACCCTTAAAAAAACTGGGGTAGTTTACGAAAGTAAAAAGCTTTATGAAAATCAGGTGGCCGATTGGATCCGCCGCGTATTATCGCCTAAAAAATATGATATATCCCCAAAAGCTGCTCAAATGTTGGTGGAATTTTTGGGCACCGATTTGAGCAAGATTAACAATGAACTTGAGAAACTTCAAATCATTCTGCCGAAAGGCACGCAGATTACTCCCGAGCACATAGAAGAAAACATTGGGATAAGTAAGGATTATAACAATTTTGAGCTTCGGAAGGCCGTAGGCGAACGAAATGCAGCTAAAGCGTTTAAAATTGTAAAGTATTTTGGTGAAAACCCAAAGGATAACCCCATGGTTGTAACGGTATCTCTGTTATTCAATTTCTTTTCGCAACTGTTGCAGTTTCATGGATTGAAGGATAAGTCACCTCGCAGTGTAGCTTCAGCGCTAAAAATCAATCCTTATTTTGTAAACGAATATATTGATGCGGCACGAAATTACCCTATGCGGAAAGTCAGTATGGTAGTGGCTACCCTAAGAGAGTTTGATGTTAAAGGAAAAGGGGTAGGCGCCAATGCAGTACCGCAGGGCGATTTGTTAAAGGAACTTTTGGTTCGTATTTTAAATTAATTTTATGGATGTTACTATTCACGAGAGTTGGAAACCTCATTTACAAGAGGAATTCGGTAAACCTTACTTTAATAACCTAGCGGAGTTTGTAAAAGCAGAGTATAAAAAACATCAATGTTTTCCACCAGGACCTGAAATTTTTAACGCGTTTAACCATTGCCATTTTGACGACGTAAAAGTGGTGATTATTGGTCAGGACCCCTATCACGGACCCGGCCAAGCCAATGGCTTATGTTTTTCGGTAGCCGATGGTGTTTCACATCCACCTTCACTTATTAATATTTTTAAAGAGATAGAAACCGATTTGGGTGTAGCATATCCAACCAGTGGTAATTTAGAGCGTTGGGCGAAGCAAGGGGTGCTATTGCTAAACGCTACTTTAACGGTTAGAGCACATCAAGCGGGAAGCCATCAAAATAAAGGCTGGGAAACCTTTACCGATGCCGTGATTAAATTAATAAGTTCAGAGAAAGAGAATGTGGTGTTCTTGCTTTGGGGCGGATTTGCCAAGAAAAAAGCAAAATTAATTGATGCTAAAAAGCATAATATTTTAAACTCTGGTCATCCTTCACCTTTAAGTGCTAATAGGGGGTACTGGTTTGGAAATAAGCACTTTAGTTTGGCTAACCAATACTTAGAATCAAAAGGAAAGGCGAAAGTGAATTGGTAGGCACACAAAAAGTCACTACTTATTGGTTAAGAAGTGTTATTCAGAATAATAATACTTGCAGGTAAAATTAACTGCCAGTAGGAGCAAGTATTACAGGTTCGTTTTCAATTCTAAAAACAACAGGTTGTTTAGATGTTGTTTTGTTTGGGGTTTTGTTGCAACTAAATCTTAACAATAAAAAATTAATTGAAACAAGAACAGCAAGAATCAGGGTAATTGTTAAAATCATAGGCTATTGGGGTTAGTTTTATAATTTTCGGCAAAATACAAATAATTTCGTCGAAAAACAACTTTTATGTTAATTACATGTAATATTAATATTATTACGGTGTAAAATTAATAATAAATAGGCTACACGGCAATACGCATATCTACTTACTTTTGCATTTTTATGTTTTACCAAAACTTTACAGGCAAAAATTATCGATAAAGTAAATTCTTAACACTTTTTTTGTCATAAACGGGTGTATGGTTATTTCTAAAATAACTGACTTAGCAGTATTTTTTGAAGAAGGGAGGAATTTCTATAATTAGAAACGGTTTTTATTGGTAAAGTTGAAAAATGCGTTGTTTTTTTAGCGGGGATTAGGGAATTTTTAATTTCTAAGGTTTCTTTTATCAATAAGCTGCAGGTTTCTTAAAATAAAATTTAATTTTGGAGCAAATTAGTGTGATTATGAATGAACCAAAGTGGATCAAAGCTAAAGATTACGAAGATATTACCTATGCAAAATGCAATGGTATTGCGAGAATTGCGTTTAACAGACCAAATGTTAGAAATGCATTTCGTCCCAAAACCACCAGTGAATTGTACGATGCCTTTTACGACGCCAATGAAGATGTAAATATTGGTGTGGTGTTGTTGTCGGCTGAGGGTCCTTCAACTAAAGATGGTGTGTACTCGTTTTGTAGCGGGGGCGATCAAAAGGCTAGAGGGCATCAAGGGTATGTAGGTGAAGATGGCTATCACCGCTTGAATATATTAGAGGTACAGCGCCTAATCCGTTTTATGCCCAAGGCCGTTATTGCCGTGGTTCCGGGATGGGCTGTGGGTGGCGGCCACAGTTTGCACGTGGTATGCGATTTAACTTTGGCCAGTAAAGAGCACGCTATTTTTAAACAAACCGATGCCGATGTTACCAGTTTTGATGGTGGCTATGGTTCGGCTTACTTGGCTAAAATGGTAGGCCAGAAAAAAGCACGTGAGATATTTTTCCTTGGAAGAAATTATTCGGCGCAAGAAGCTTTTGAAATGGGAATGGTAAATGCTGTGATTCCGCATGACGAATTAGAAAGTACTGCTTACGAATGGGCTCAGGAAATTTTAGCTAAATCTCCAACCTCTATAAAAATGCTCAAATTTGCGATGAATTTAACAGACGATGGTATGGTAGGCCAGCAGGTGTTTGCTGGTGAGGCTACACGATTGGCCTACATGACCGATGAAGCCAAAGAAGGGCGGAATGCGTTTCTTGAAAAAAGAAAGCCTAACTTCGATAAAAAATGGATTCCATAATGGAGAAGGTTTCTATTTGGCTTTCAGCCATGCGGCTTAGAACATTGCCGCTCTCCGTTTCTGGTATTATTTTAGCTTCCTGTCTGGCACATTATAATGGTGTTTTTCAATGGAGCATTTTTATATTGGCAATATTAACGACACTAAGCCTTCAAATCCTTTCCAATTTGGCAAACGATTATGGCGATGGCGTAAAAGGCACGGATAATAATGATAGGATTGGACCCGAACGTGCTTTGCAATCCGGAAAAATTACTTCAGAAAAACTATTCAATGCGATAAAAATCAATGTATTGGTGTGTGTTGGTTTGGCTGTTTTGCTCATTTTTACAGCATTTGGGGTAAAGTATTTATGGCACGCCTTGCTGTTCTTTTTATTAGGGGTAGGTGCGGTGGTTGCGGCTATGCGCTACACCATGGGCACAAAAGCCTATGGCTACCGGGGTCTGGGAGATGTTTTTGTGTTTGTCTTTTTCGGTTTGGTAAGTGTTATTGGTTGCTACGTACTTTATGCCAAAAAAATTGACCATGTTGTTTTTCTACCGGCCATAACCGTGGGACTTTTAAGTGTAGGGGTGTTGAACTTAAACAACATGCGCGATAGGCTATCTGATAAAAAGTCGAACAAAATTACTTTGGCTGTCAAGTTGGGTGAAAAATATGTAAAGATTTATCATAATGTATTGGTTTTATCCGCCATTTTGACTTCGGCCTTATTCGGTATTTTATATTATACATCGCCTTTCAATTTAATATTTGTGGTGGCTTATGTACCGTTATTACTTCATTTAAAACAGGTTAACAGTAATACCGATCCCAAGCTTTTAGACCCCGAATTAAAAAAGTTGGCATTAACCACAGTTTTATTGGCAATATTAATGGGAGTGGGGCATTTGTTATAGGATAATTTTGTAAATTCATGGTTTAAAATTGACACATGAAATGAGCGTGAATTTTATCGTTCATAAATTTTAAACAGATGAAAATTACATTTTACGGACATGCTTCGTTAGGTATTCAAATTGATGATGTTAACGTACTAGTCGATCCATTTATATCGCCAAACGAAAAGGCTTCGCATATTGATATTGACACTCTAGAGGCCGATTATATTTTAGTCACCCATGCCCACCAAGACCACATTGCCGATGTTGAGGCCATAGCCAAACGCACGAAAGCGGTAGTGGTTTCAAATTTTGAAATTGTTGGATATTTTGAAAAATTAGGTATTGAAGGTCACCCCATGAACCATGGCGGAAAATGGGATTTTGAATTCGGAACCGTGAAGTACGTTAATGCGATACACACTTCTTCATTTCCTGATGGCAGCTATGGCGGACAACCTGGCGGTTTCGTTTTGGAAGGAGAACACAAAAACATTTATATCGCAGGCGATACGGCACTGACTTTCGATATGAAATTAATCCCCATGCAAACCCAGCTCGATTTGGCCATTTTGCCCATTGGCGATAATTTTACCATGGGCGTTGATGATGCCATTCTAGCGAGCGATTTTGTAGAATGTAACAAAGTTATGGGCTATCACTACGATACCTTTGGGTATATTGAAATTGACCACGAAGATGCTAAAAGGAAGTTTTTCGAGAAGGACAAAGATTTAATGCTTCTTGAAATTGGAGAACATATAGAATTGTAAATGCTGAACGCCTCATATAAACCCCATACCTTAAACTTTAAAACACCCGGAGGCACTTCTCGCGGGGTGTTAAAAACGAAAGACACTTATTTTTTAATTATAAACTCTGATGAAAAACAGGGGATTGGCGAATGTGCTTTGTTTAAAGGGCTTTCGGCCGATGATGTGCCTAATTATGAGGGGAAACTAAATTGGGTTTGTGAAAACATCAATTTAGGACTGGAGACACTTTTGGCTTCTTTATCTGAATTTCCAAGTATTCAATTCGGATTGGAAACGGCATTCAAGTCTTTGGAAAGTCAGGACGCTTTTGAATTATTTCCTTCTAATTTTACGGATGACGAGGGTGCTATCCCTATCAACGGATTAATTTGGATGGGCAGCGAATCCTTTATGAAGCAACAAATGAAGGAAAAGATTGAAGCAGGCTTCAGCTGCATAAAAATGAAAATTGGCGCCATCGATTTTGAAACGGAATTGGGTTTACTGAAATCAATCCGCAAAGAATTCAGCTCAAAAGACATCGAACTTCGTGTAGACGCCAACGGAGCTTTTTCCCCTGAAAATGCTTTGGAAAAATTAAAACAGCTTTCAGAATTCGATTTGCATTCCATAGAGCAACCTATAAGGCAAGGCCAGTTTGAATTTATGACGGCATTGTGCGAAACCACCCCATTGCCCATTGCGCTCGATGAAGAACTTATCGGTGTTTTTTCAGAATCGGAAAAACAGAAACTACTACAAGTTATAAATCCACAGTATATCATTTTAAAACCCAGTTTGGTTGGTGGTTTCCGTGGAAGCGATACTTGGATAGAGTTAGCCAAAAAACAAAACATAGGTTGGTGGATTACCAGTGCTCTGGAAAGCAATATAGGGTTGAATGCCATTGCACAATACACTTACACAAAGCACAGCAAAATGCCACAAGGTTTGGGCACGGGCGGATTGTTTACCAATAATTTTGAAAGTCCGTTGGAAGTTAAAAAAGGCACTTTGCAGTACGCCAAAAACAAACACTGGAATTTAAAATTTTTAAAAGAACAACTATGTATATAGAGCAGGCATTCAAAGGGTTGTACGATTGGTGGCGCTACGTTTTGGGCGTGTTTATAATTTTTGCGGCGTGGCAATTTATTGGTATGGTGCCCTTGGGAATAGCCATTGTTGTGAAATTGTTCGGAACAAACATGGAGCAAATCCCAACCGATATTCCGCAAATGATTGAGCTTCTGGGAAGCAATCTGTTCTTGTTCTTAATGCTTATTTCGTTTGCATTTGGCCTATTGGGCGTATTTGTTTCGGCGAAGACGTTGCATAAGCAATCCATAAAAATGCTCACCACGGTTAGAGATAACATAGATTGGAAACGCTTTTGGTTCATTTTTTTCCTATGGGGGATGCTTTCGAGTGGCTTGGTGCTGTTAGACTACGTTTTAGCACCAGAGGATTACCAACTTAATTTTCAGTTGAAACCGTTTTTAATTTTGGCCGTAATAGCCATTTTGCTTATTCCGTTGCAAACTAGTTTCGAAGAATATTTTTTTAGAGGCTATCTAATGCAGGGGCTTGGTGTTGTTTTTAAGAATAAATGGGTACCCTTGCTAATAACCTCAATAGGCTTCGGTTTAATGCATATTGCCAATCCTGAGGTAGAAAAGCTGGGTTACATTATTATGGTTTATTACATCGGTACCGGATTGTTTTTAGGGATTATTACTTTGATGGATGAAGGTTTGGAACTAGCCTTGGGCTTTCATGCAGCAAATAATTTGTTTACCGCGCTGTTGGTAACAGCCGATTGGACGGCGTTTCAAACACATTCTATTTTAAAAGATTTGTCCGATCCTTCCAAAATGGCCATGGCCGAAATTTTTGTGCCCGTATTAATCGTTTTTCCCATTTTGATATTCATTCTTTCAAAACGATATAAATGGAATAATTGGAAAGAAAAGTTAATAGGAACTATTGTTGAACCGCCCAAAGAGGACTATAAAATTTTAGAATAATATGATACCACATTACACCAACGTACATTTAAAATTCAAACTGGATGGCCTAAGTTACAAGTACGACGAACTTATGGAAGTGGCCTATAGTTATGTGAAAGAGGGTTTGCCCTATCAGCAAGATTTAGGGAATTTTTTGTTGGATTGGCTCGATCAGCACGACCATGTTGTAGTAAAAACATCGGGTTCTACCGGAAAGCCTAAGCAGATAAAAATAAAGAAACAGGCTATGGTCAATTCGGCGATTGCAACGGGCGATTTTTTTAATCTACAGCCGGGCGATAAGGTGTTGAACTGTTTACCGTCTAACTTTATTGCTGGTAAAATGATGATTGTTCGGGCCATTATGTTGGGCTTGGAGCTCGATATGACCGAGCCAGCGGCTTTACCTTTGATTGACTACGAAAAAGATTATGATTTTTGTGCCTTTACACCAATGCAGTTAAAAAACTTTGCCAAGTATTTGAAAAGTATACGAGTTGCTATTGTTGGTGGTGGTATGGTATCAAAGCCAATCATTGAAATGATAAAGGATAAGAAGCCATTGGTTTATGAAACTTACGGAATGACCGAAACCGTGTCGCATATCGCCGTAAAAAAACTGAATAATTTCAAAGATGGTGAATCGCTTGAAACCTCATACTTCAACACTTTGCCCGATATTACCGTTTCAACCGACGATAGAAGCTGTTTAGTAATCGAGGCACCACATCTTTCCGAAGAAAAAATTGTTACTAACGATATTGTAAAAATTCATTCCAACACCTGCTTTGAATGGCTTGGTAGGTATGATAATGTTATTAATTCAGGTGGTATAAAATTGTTTCCAGAGCAAATTGAAAGGAAGTTGCAAAGCAAGATACCGGGCGAGTTTTTTATAGCTTCAAAACCAGACGACACATTGGGTGAAAAACTGGTCTTGGTTTTAGAGGCCAAAGAAAATAATCTAGACCCCGCTATTTTTGATGTGTTGGATAAATACGAAAAGCCAAAAGAGGTGCTTACCGTGCCCAAGTTTCAACAAACGTCGTCAGGGAAAATCCATCGGGAAAAAACACTGGAACTGTTAAATTTATAGATTTGGCGTAACGTTTCGGCTATTTTTGCAACCTACTTAAAAATGTAAGCTATGAATTTTTTAAAACGCGTGCTGGCCACAGTAGTCGGGATAATAGTGTTTGTAACACTTTGTTTTTTCGGATTACTTGTTTTGGGCGCACTTTTTGGAGCCGACCCTAATGAAACCTTAAAAATAAAATCTAATTCGGTACTCGAATTGAGATTGGATTTCCCTATTAAGGATTATGCCGGGAAAATAGAATTTGAAGAATATCCATTTTTAAATGAAGATGAAAAAAATGGATTGTTCAATCTCATCGATGCGATAAATTATGCGGCCACAGATGATAAGATAAAGGGGATTTCCATTGATAACAATTTTATCGATGCGGGTATTTCACAAACCAAAGCACTTCGCGGGGCACTGCTCAAGTTTAAGGAATCTGGAAAATTCATAGTGTCGTATTCCGATATTTATTCCCAAAAAGACTACTATTTAAGTTCGGTTGCCGATACCGTTTACATCAATCCGGTTGGAATAATGGAGTTTAAAGGACTGTATTCCGAGCGTTTGTACTTCAAGGATTTTCAGGAAAAAACAGGCTTTAAAATGGAAGTGGTTCGCTTGGGCAAATACAAAAGTGCTGTCGAGCCTTTTTTGGACAACAAAATGAGTGACAATAATCGAGAGCAAATTTCGGCATATTTGAATTCCCTGTGGATCGAAATGAAAAGCGATATTTCCGCAAGTAGAGGTATTTCCGAAGAACGATTAAATATAATAGCCGATAGTTTGCTGGCCCGAAACCCACAAATGGCTAAAGACGTAAAACTAATCGATAAAGTTGGTTATTACGATGAATACATGAATGGCATTAAAAAAGCCGTAGGAATCAGCATTGATACTGAATTGCCAACCGTTACCATTCGCGATTATGCCCGTTATGCAGCTAATAAAATAAATAAATATAACAAAAATAAAATTGCAGTTATTTATGCCGAGGGCGATATTATTTACGGTGAAGGCGACGAAAATGCCATTGGTCAGGGAAACATGGGAAAATCCTTGGTAGAGGCCAGAGAAGACAATAATGTTAAGGCTGTGGTGCTTCGCATCAATTCACCTGGAGGTAGTGCTTTGGCCAGTGAGCTTATTTGGCGTGAGATTACATTGACCAAAAAAGTAAAACCGGTAATTGTTTCAATGGGCGATTTTGCTGCATCGGGCGGGTATTATATGGCC from Tamlana crocina includes:
- a CDS encoding 1,4-dihydroxy-2-naphthoyl-CoA synthase — translated: MNEPKWIKAKDYEDITYAKCNGIARIAFNRPNVRNAFRPKTTSELYDAFYDANEDVNIGVVLLSAEGPSTKDGVYSFCSGGDQKARGHQGYVGEDGYHRLNILEVQRLIRFMPKAVIAVVPGWAVGGGHSLHVVCDLTLASKEHAIFKQTDADVTSFDGGYGSAYLAKMVGQKKAREIFFLGRNYSAQEAFEMGMVNAVIPHDELESTAYEWAQEILAKSPTSIKMLKFAMNLTDDGMVGQQVFAGEATRLAYMTDEAKEGRNAFLEKRKPNFDKKWIP
- the menA gene encoding 1,4-dihydroxy-2-naphthoate octaprenyltransferase; the encoded protein is MDSIMEKVSIWLSAMRLRTLPLSVSGIILASCLAHYNGVFQWSIFILAILTTLSLQILSNLANDYGDGVKGTDNNDRIGPERALQSGKITSEKLFNAIKINVLVCVGLAVLLIFTAFGVKYLWHALLFFLLGVGAVVAAMRYTMGTKAYGYRGLGDVFVFVFFGLVSVIGCYVLYAKKIDHVVFLPAITVGLLSVGVLNLNNMRDRLSDKKSNKITLAVKLGEKYVKIYHNVLVLSAILTSALFGILYYTSPFNLIFVVAYVPLLLHLKQVNSNTDPKLLDPELKKLALTTVLLAILMGVGHLL
- the ung gene encoding uracil-DNA glycosylase, translating into MDVTIHESWKPHLQEEFGKPYFNNLAEFVKAEYKKHQCFPPGPEIFNAFNHCHFDDVKVVIIGQDPYHGPGQANGLCFSVADGVSHPPSLINIFKEIETDLGVAYPTSGNLERWAKQGVLLLNATLTVRAHQAGSHQNKGWETFTDAVIKLISSEKENVVFLLWGGFAKKKAKLIDAKKHNILNSGHPSPLSANRGYWFGNKHFSLANQYLESKGKAKVNW
- a CDS encoding CPBP family intramembrane glutamic endopeptidase: MYIEQAFKGLYDWWRYVLGVFIIFAAWQFIGMVPLGIAIVVKLFGTNMEQIPTDIPQMIELLGSNLFLFLMLISFAFGLLGVFVSAKTLHKQSIKMLTTVRDNIDWKRFWFIFFLWGMLSSGLVLLDYVLAPEDYQLNFQLKPFLILAVIAILLIPLQTSFEEYFFRGYLMQGLGVVFKNKWVPLLITSIGFGLMHIANPEVEKLGYIIMVYYIGTGLFLGIITLMDEGLELALGFHAANNLFTALLVTADWTAFQTHSILKDLSDPSKMAMAEIFVPVLIVFPILIFILSKRYKWNNWKEKLIGTIVEPPKEDYKILE
- a CDS encoding AMP-binding protein — its product is MIPHYTNVHLKFKLDGLSYKYDELMEVAYSYVKEGLPYQQDLGNFLLDWLDQHDHVVVKTSGSTGKPKQIKIKKQAMVNSAIATGDFFNLQPGDKVLNCLPSNFIAGKMMIVRAIMLGLELDMTEPAALPLIDYEKDYDFCAFTPMQLKNFAKYLKSIRVAIVGGGMVSKPIIEMIKDKKPLVYETYGMTETVSHIAVKKLNNFKDGESLETSYFNTLPDITVSTDDRSCLVIEAPHLSEEKIVTNDIVKIHSNTCFEWLGRYDNVINSGGIKLFPEQIERKLQSKIPGEFFIASKPDDTLGEKLVLVLEAKENNLDPAIFDVLDKYEKPKEVLTVPKFQQTSSGKIHREKTLELLNL
- a CDS encoding glycosyltransferase family 2 protein → MNIAIVILNWNGKALLEQFLPSVVEHSKEATVYVADNASTDDSVAFVEKEFPSVKIIKNAENGGYAKGYNDALKHVEADVFCLLNSDVEVTQNWLQPVIDTFKTHPNTAIIQPKLLDFKKKDHFEYAGAAGGFIDKFGYPYCRGRIFNTVEKDSGQYDDVSEIFWASGACLFVRSHVFDELNGFDEHFFAHMEEIDLCWRAKNLGYSVKYVGASAVYHVGGATLSNSNPKKTFLNFRNSLFALTKNATSPILVKIGVRLILDGVAGMKFLLEQKPRHLFSILKAHFSFYKSLGRLLQQRKATVTKTKYYQKTSIVFSYFIKGNKYYKKP
- a CDS encoding OmpA family protein; translated protein: MRKILLLSVSSMIFLSSCVSKKLYTDLQAKQKETQDLLNSATVKLNSCLEERASATARSQALEEQVEDLRNYNDNLQVLTAKGASNIEKTLESMKEKDLKITRLQDALTKKDSVTLALVTSLKREVGINDPDIEVNVEKGVVYISIADKLLFQSGSYLVTSRAKEVLGKVATVVNGKPDFECMVEGHTDSRSYSKPPLLDNWDLSVKRATSVVRELQELGVSPGRLVAAGRSSYVPVADNDTAENRAKNRRTRILVLPKIDQFYDMIEKEMKNLAAGNN
- a CDS encoding metal-dependent hydrolase; this encodes MKITFYGHASLGIQIDDVNVLVDPFISPNEKASHIDIDTLEADYILVTHAHQDHIADVEAIAKRTKAVVVSNFEIVGYFEKLGIEGHPMNHGGKWDFEFGTVKYVNAIHTSSFPDGSYGGQPGGFVLEGEHKNIYIAGDTALTFDMKLIPMQTQLDLAILPIGDNFTMGVDDAILASDFVECNKVMGYHYDTFGYIEIDHEDAKRKFFEKDKDLMLLEIGEHIEL
- a CDS encoding o-succinylbenzoate synthase; translation: MLNASYKPHTLNFKTPGGTSRGVLKTKDTYFLIINSDEKQGIGECALFKGLSADDVPNYEGKLNWVCENINLGLETLLASLSEFPSIQFGLETAFKSLESQDAFELFPSNFTDDEGAIPINGLIWMGSESFMKQQMKEKIEAGFSCIKMKIGAIDFETELGLLKSIRKEFSSKDIELRVDANGAFSPENALEKLKQLSEFDLHSIEQPIRQGQFEFMTALCETTPLPIALDEELIGVFSESEKQKLLQVINPQYIILKPSLVGGFRGSDTWIELAKKQNIGWWITSALESNIGLNAIAQYTYTKHSKMPQGLGTGGLFTNNFESPLEVKKGTLQYAKNKHWNLKFLKEQLCI
- the holA gene encoding DNA polymerase III subunit delta; the protein is MDEVKQLVTDIKNRKLKPIYFLMGEEPYYIDRISDFIEDTVLSEEERGFNQMVLYGRDVAVEDIVGHAKRFPMMAEYQVVIIKEAQDLSRTIEKLAKYAENPQPTTVLVVNYKYKRIDKRKALYKTLKKTGVVYESKKLYENQVADWIRRVLSPKKYDISPKAAQMLVEFLGTDLSKINNELEKLQIILPKGTQITPEHIEENIGISKDYNNFELRKAVGERNAAKAFKIVKYFGENPKDNPMVVTVSLLFNFFSQLLQFHGLKDKSPRSVASALKINPYFVNEYIDAARNYPMRKVSMVVATLREFDVKGKGVGANAVPQGDLLKELLVRILN
- a CDS encoding type I restriction enzyme HsdR N-terminal domain-containing protein yields the protein MQALNFPQYSFRFKNKENKVSIFDGIRKKFVVLQPEEWVRQHCIQYLIEGKSFPKSLINVEKELTINNLKKRYDIVVFNPNGSIHLIVECKAPSVTIDQSTFDQIARYNLELNATYLMVTNGLNHYFCQMDFENERYQFLKNIPDYTP